A window from Malassezia japonica chromosome 1, complete sequence encodes these proteins:
- the VMA2 gene encoding Vacuolar ATP synthase subunit B (EggNog:ENOG503NWY5; BUSCO:EOG09261KHB; COG:C): MAGPRLSEKELFELNAKAAPLVVLDNVKFPSYNEIVSLTLPDGSTRGGQVLEVSGSKAIVQVFEGTSGIDVKDTHIELTRHSMKLPVSEDMLGRVFNGSGNPVDNGPKVFAEDFLDINGSPINPYSRAYPEEMIQTGISTIDTMNSIARGQKIPIFSASGLPHNEIAAQICRQAGLVKRPGAGKGVHDDHEDNFSIVFAAMGVNMETARFFKQDFEENGSLDRVTLFLNLANDPTIERIITPRLALTTAEYFAYQLEKHVLVVLTDMTSYADALREVSAAREEVPGRRGYPGYMYTDLATIYERAGRVQGRNGSITQIPILTMPNDDMTHPIPDLTGYITEGQIYVDRHLYNRQIYPPINVLPSLSRLMKSAIGAKHTRADHGDVSNQMYAAYATGRDAASMKAVVGEDALSHEDKLTLEFMERFEKEFVTQGAYETRSIFDSLDIGWSLLRIMPKEMLNRISPKILKEYYSRKSSKAQPEEEEQANKASVTDEK; encoded by the exons ATGGCGGGCCCCCGGTTGTCGGAAAAGGAGCTCTTTGAGCTGAATGCAAAGGCTGC TCCGCTAGTGGTGCTGGACAATGTCAAGTTCCCCTCGTACAACGAGATTGTGTCGCTGACGCTCCCTGACGGCTCGACGCGTGGCGGTcaggtgctcgaggtgtCCGGCAGCAAGGCCATCGTCCAGGTCTTTGAGGGCACTTCTGGCATTGACGTGAAGGACACGCATATCGAGCTCACGCGCCACTCGATGAAGCTCCCCGTGTCCGAGGACATGCTTGGCCGTGTGTTCAACGGCTCGGGTAACCCCGTCGACAACGGCCCCAAGGTCTTTGCCGAGGACTTTTTGGACATCAACGGCTCGCCGATCAACCCGTACTCGCGTGCCTACCCCGAGGAGATGATCCAGACGGGTATCTCGACCATCGACACGATGAACTCGATCGCCCGTGGCCAAAAGATCCCCATCTTCTCCGCCTCGGGTCTGCCGCACAACGAGATTGCCGCGCAGATTTGTCGCCAGGCCGGCCTTGTGAAGCGCCCGGGCGCCGGCAAGGGTGTGCACGACGACCACGAGGACAACTTCAGCATTGTCTTTGCGGCGATGGGTGTGAACATGGAGACGGCCCGCTTCTTCAAGCAAGACTTTGAGGAGAACGGCTCGCTGGACCGTGTGACGCTCTTCCTGAACTTGGCCAACGACCCGACGATTGAGCGTATCATTACGCCGCGTCTCGCGCTGACCACCGCAGAGTACTTTGCCTACCAGCTCGAGAAgcacgtcctcgtcgtgctgACCGACATGACCTcgtacgccgacgcgctgcgtgaggtTAGTGCTGCGCGTGAGGAGGTGCCGGGTCGCCGTGGTTACCCCGGTTATATGTACACAGACTTGGCCACGATCTACGAGCGTGCTGGTCGTGTGCAGGGCCGCAACGGTTCGATCACCCAGATCCCGATTCTGACCATGCCCAACGACGACATGACCCACCCGATTCCCGACTTGACGGGCTACATTACCGAGGGCCAGATCTACGTCGACCGGCACCTGTACAACCGTCAGATCTACCCGCCGATCAACGTGCTGCCGTCGCTTTCGCGTCTCATGAAGAGCGCCATCGGCGCAAAGCACACGCGTGCCGACCacggcgacgtgtcgaACCAGATGTATGCTGCGTACGCCACCGGTCGTGACGCCGCCTCGATGAAGGCGGTCGTCGGTGAGGACGCGCTGAGCCACGAGGACAAGCTCACCCTCGAGTTCATGGAACGCTTCGAGAAGGAGTTTGTCACGCAGGGCGCCTACGAGACCCGCTCCATCTTTGACTCGCTCGACATCGGCTGGTCGCTGCTGCGGATTATGCCCAAGGAGATGCTCAACCGTATCAGCCCCAAGATTCTCAAGGAGTACTACTCGCGCAAGAGCTCCAAGGCACAGcccgaggaagaggagcaGGCGAACAAGGCGAGCGTCACCGACGAGAAGTAG
- a CDS encoding uncharacterized protein (EggNog:ENOG503NXR6; COG:I): protein MASGDFLRLIGVRKTDDPWVFVSVSLPGRAGNQQPIAYGGCATTVALNAAGQTIKQEPRMVPYSMVGHFLGPAALDTPFVCEVRPVRDTRTFATRHVTVNQDIKGKLRPVLALTLDMIASPNSTKEALEKAKARGADPGKVKSLLRYQIPPSFTPKSFKELEMPVESVKRRVASGELNEFQAGMFQEFLGLWLRMFEDRVVPESMMTQNLMGLHLKPTTQDDRAVSDRRAYDWFKLRQQLPPADGSTEMTAGGDDGMLPMTSVMAHLCALAFAMDGAIAFAPMSLNNESLLNASIASTLDFAQRYHTDNIDMNKFSMREIQTLAGGWQRHYTEARAYSDSGELLVTCTQQCVLRPAPGVVSEEDETRSKL, encoded by the coding sequence ATGGCTTCTGGCGATTTTTTGCGCCTGATTGGCGTCCGCAAGACAGACGACCCATGGGTCTTTGTCTCGGTCTCACTTCCAGGACGTGCAGGCAACCAGCAGCCGATTGCGTACGGCGGCTGTGCTACTACGGTTGCCCTCAACGCCGCCGGGCAGACCATCAAGCAGGAACCGCGCATGGTGCCGTATTCCATGGTCGGCCACTTCCTTGgccccgcggcgctcgataCGCCGTTCGTGTGCGAGGTGCGCCcggtgcgcgacacgcGTACGTTTGCGACGCGCCACGTCACGGTCAACCAGGATATCAAGGGCAAACTGCGCCcggtgcttgcgctgaCGCTCGACATGATCGCGTCGCCGAACTCGACAAAGGAGGCGCTGGagaaggccaaggcgcgtgGGGCGGATCCCGGCAAGGTCAagtcgctgctgcgctaCCAGATCCCCCCCTCGTTTACTCCGAAGAGCTTCAAGGAGCTAGAGATGCCGGTCGAGTCGGTCAaacgccgcgtcgcgtcggGCGAGCTCAACGAGTTCCAAGCCGGCATGTTTCAAGAGTTTCTCGGTCTCTGGCTCCGGATGTTTGAGGACCGCGTGGTGCCGGAGAGTATGATGACGCAGAACCTGATGGGTCTTCACCTGAAGCCCACTACGCAGGACGACCGTGCTGTGAGCGACCGTCGTGCGTACGACTGGTTCAAGCTGCGTCAGCAGCTCCCCCCCGCCGACGGCTCGACTGAGATGACGGCTGGCGGCGACGATGGCATGCTCCCCATGACGTCGGTTATGGCGCATCTCTGTGCGCTGGCCTTTGCGATGGACGGTGCGATTGCCTTTGCCCCCATGTCGCTCAACAACGAGTCGTTGCTCAACGCCAGTATCGCTTCGACGCTCGACTTTGCGCAGCGCTACCACACGGACAACATCGACATGAACAAGTTTTCCATGCGTGAGATCCAGACGTTGGCTGGTGGTTGGCAGCGCCATTACACGGAAGCGCGCGCCTATTCAGATtcgggcgagctgctcgtgaCGTGTACGCAGCAGTGTGTCCTGCGCCCTGCGCCCGGCGTGGTGTCTGAGGAAGACGAGACCCGGTCCAAGCTGTAG
- a CDS encoding uncharacterized protein (EggNog:ENOG503NXR6; COG:I), which yields MVSQDFLRLIGVRKTNDPWVFESVSLPGRAGNQQPIAYGGCTTAIAVNAAGQTIKAEPRMVPYSILGHFLGPASLDKPFICEVRPVRDTRTFATRHVTLKQDFKGEQRPVLALTLDMIASPNSTKEALEKAKARGADPGKVKSLLRYQIPPTIALDNVDLLETGPAHLKRRHKSGELDDMQVGAFIEFVGLWNNMVEDRVVPESMMAQNLMALQLKGTTQDDRPVTERCAYDWFRIRQQLPPADGSTQFTPAGDDGMLPMSSVLAHTCALAFAMDGGLAFVPMSLSNELMFHAGAASTLDFAQRFHTDIIDMNKFKMRELRAVQAGWERTYSESHAYNEDGELVVSCTQQCILRAAPGVLNEDEEPKSKL from the coding sequence ATGGTGTCGCAGGACTTTTTGCGCTTAATTGGCGTGCGCAAGACGAATGACCCGTGGGTCTTTGAGTCCGTGTCGCTTCCGGGGCGCGCGGGCAACCAGCAGCCGATCGCCTACGGCGGCTGCACGACGGCAATTGCAGTAAATGCCGCAGGGCAGACCAtcaaggccgagccgcgcatGGTGCCCTACTCGATCCTTGGGCACTTTTTGGGgcctgcgtcgctcgaTAAGCCTTTCATCTGCGAGGTGCGGCCTGTGCGCGACACGCGTACGTTTGCGACGCGCCATGTCACGCTGAAGCAGGACTTTAAGGGAGAGCAGCGCCcggtgcttgcgctgaCGCTCGACATGATTGCGTCGCCGAACTCGACAAAGGAGGCTCTGGagaaggccaaggcgcgtgGGGCGGACCCGGGCAAGGTCAAATCGCTGCTGCGCTACCAGATCCCGCCTACGATCGCCCTCGACAAtgtcgacctgctcgagacggGGCCGGCGCACCTGAAGCGCCGTCACAAGTcgggcgagctcgacgataTGCAGGTCGGCGCTTTCATCGAGTTCGTGGGCCTGTGGAACAATATGGTCGAGGACCGCGTCGTGCCAGAGAGCATGATGGCGCAGAACCTCATGGCCCTCCAGCTCAAGGGGACGACGCAGGACGACCGCCCGGTGACGGAGCGTTGTGCGTACGACTGGTTCCGCATCCGCCAGCAGCTCCCTCCTGCAGACGGCTCGACGCAGTTCACGCCAGCGGGCGACGACGGAATGCTTCCGATGTCGTCGGTCCTTGCGCACACCTGTGCGCTCGCTTTTGCTATGGACGGCGGCCTCGCCTTTGTCCCGATGAGCCTCAGCAACGAGCTTATGTTCCACGCAGGTGCTGCATCGACGCTCGACTTTGCGCAGCGCTTCCACACGGACATTATCGACATGAACAAATTCAAGATGCGTGAACtgcgcgcggtgcaggcTGGATGGGAGCGCACGTACTCTGAGTCGCACGCATACAACGAGGACGGCGAGTTGGTCGTCTCATGCACGCAGCAGTGCATCTTGCGCGCGGCTCCTGGTGTATTGAACGAGGACGAAGAACCCAAGTCCAAGCTATAG
- the SCS2 gene encoding phosphatidylinositol-binding protein scs2 (EggNog:ENOG503P02E; TransMembrane:1 (o268-287i); COG:U), giving the protein MTAVVKKSLTITNSNSQPVAFKVKTTAPKQYCVRPNSGRIEAGERVEVQVLLQPFKEEPPTSAKCRDKFLVQSAVISADKETLPMTEFWALQEREKESIFEHKIRCAFLPPSSATVPEENEASEGAYDNQSAIQRAKAAALAAGSATAAGAGAAYAAVKDQGSRAVTGAQEVVSPAVSSPTSVRSAGAEPPISIASLNGLAASPTAATTTYPATSTAVPAAAYTSSVPVTASSPQELEAEVQRLRAQLASQGGVATRSGAVAQKSSGVPVHIVAAIAVGVFAITYLFF; this is encoded by the exons ATGACGGCC GTCGTGAAGAAGTCGCTGACCATCACCAACTCGAACTCGCAGCCGGTGGCCTTCAAGGTGAAGACTACTGCGCCCAAGCAGTACTGCGTGCGCCCCAACTCGGGTCGCATTGAGgctggcgagcgcgtcgaggtccagGTTCTCCTGCAGCCCTTCAAGGAGGAGCccccgacgagcgccaagTGCCGTGACAAGTTCCTGGTCCAGTCGGCGGTGATCTCTGCTGACAAGGAGACCTTGCCCATGACCGAGTTCTGggcgctccaggagcgCGAGAAGGAGTCCATCTTTGAGCACAAGATCCGCTGCGCCTTCCTCCCCCCCTCTAGCGCTACGGTGCCTGAGGAGAACGAGGCGTCGGAGGGTGCGTACGACAACCAGAGCGCCATCCAGAGGGCCAAGGCGGCTGCCCTTGCTGCCGGCTCGGCTACGGCCGCCGGTGCGGGtgcggcgtacgccgccgTCAAGGACCAGGGTTCGCGTGCTGTGACCGGTGCCCAGGAAGTCGTCTCGCCCGCcgtctcgtcgccgacttcggtgcgcagcgcgggtGCTGAGCCCCCGATCTCGATCGCCTCGCTGAACGGCCTCGCTGCGTCGCCCACCGCGGCCACCACGACCTACCCCGCGACTTCGACTGCGGTGCCCGCTGCCGCCTacacctcgagcgtgccggtgACGGCCAGCTCGCcccaggagctcgaggccgaggtgcagcgcctgcgtgccCAGCTCGCCTCGCAAGGCGGCGTGGCCACCCGCAGCGGTGCCGTTGCCCAGAAGTCGAGCGGCGTTCCCGTGCACATTGTTGCTGCGATCGCCGTCGGTGTCTTTGCCATCACCTACCTGTTTTTTTGA
- a CDS encoding uncharacterized protein (COG:I; EggNog:ENOG503NW5K) — translation MTLATVGVRRALGARRVLARSLSTEAQTQVVEQSMQDMVRQRDYPAYLTHFAYDRALQPHFFALRAFHIELASLKDAVSNELVGRVRMQWWRDAIEGIYNNRPPKHPIALALADAVLDPAVAARGQLVKEHFLAIIDARETDLGDPLAPPALAELEKYAESTSSRILYLLLNLQGVSERALDEIFSHLGKAMGLSILLGALPFHTHPPPRPRTGGGGNIPGLPGAARYAPQSDGIPRTPTLPLPLEYLVQCNVTQEDVYRNGINAKGLRDAIFYTATRANDYLITARTALRDAYGGEMPAPAIGPMLSAVNTRQFLQKLEACDFNPYDRTCQQRSWTLPWHMYRAAYRRTL, via the exons ATGACGTTAGCCACAGTTGgtgtgcgccgtgcgctgggTGCGCGCCGTGTGCTTGCGCGGAGCCTGAGCACCGAGGCACAAACGCAGGTCGTAGAACAGTCCATGCAAGACATGGTGCGTCAGCGTGACTACCCTGCGTACCTGACGCACTTTGCCTACGACCGTGCTCTGCAGCCCCACTTttttgcgctgcgcgccttcCACATCGAGCTTGCCTCCCTGAAAGACGCAGTGAGCAACGAGCTGGTgggccgcgtgcgcatgcAGTGGTGGCGCGATGCGATCGAGGGCATTTACAAC AACCGCCCCCCGAAGCACCCCATtgcgctcgccctcgccgacgccgtgctcgacccggcggtggcggcgcgcggccagcTGGTCAAGGAGCACTTTCTCGCGATCATTGATGCACGCGAGAccgacctcggcgacccccttgcgccgcccgcgctcgcAGAGCTCGAAAAGTACGCCGAGTCGACTTCGTCGCGCATACTTTACCTCTTGCTGAACCTGCAAGGCGTgtcggagcgcgcgctcgacgaaaTTTTCTCCCATCTCGGCAAGGCAATGGGCCTGAGTAttctgctcggcgcgcttccgTTCCACACGCACCCCCCTCCCCGGCcacgcaccggcggcggcggcaatATACCCGGCctgcccggcgcggcgcggtacGCTCCCCAGAGCGACGGCATTCCCCGCACGCCCACGCTCCCCCTTCCTCTGGAGTACCTCGTGCAATGCAACGTGACCCAAGAGGATGTATACCGCAATGGAATCAACGCAAAAGGTCTACGCGACGCTATCTTTTAcacggcgacgcgtgcgaATGACTATCTCATTACTGCGCGCACAGCGCTCCGCGATGCGTACGGCGGCGAGATGCCGGCGCCTGCCATTGGTCCGATGCTCTCGGCAGTAAATACACGCCAGTTTCTCCAGAAACTCGAGGCATGCGACTTCAACCCGTACGACCGCACCTGCCAGCAGCGCTCCTGGACGCTGCCCTGGCACATGTACCGCGCTGCGTACCGTCGGACTTTGTAG